Proteins from a single region of Antechinus flavipes isolate AdamAnt ecotype Samford, QLD, Australia chromosome 2, AdamAnt_v2, whole genome shotgun sequence:
- the PCMTD2 gene encoding protein-L-isoaspartate O-methyltransferase domain-containing protein 2 yields the protein MGGAVSAGEDNDELIDNLKEAQYIRTELVEQAFRAIDRADYYLEEFKDNAYKDLAWKHGNIHLSAPCIYSEVMEALDLQPGLSFLNLGSGTGYLSSMVGLILGPFGVNHGVELHSDVIEYAKQKLDFFIRTSDSFDKFEFCEPSFVTGNCLEISPDCTQYDRVYCGAGVQKEHEDYMKSLLKVGGILVMPLEEKLTKITRTGPSAWETKKILAVSFAPLIQPSHSDSGKSRLVQLPPLAVRSLQDLARIAIRGTIKKIIHQETMSKSGNGLKNPPRFKRRRVRRRRMETIVFLDKEVFASRISNPSDDNNNCEDVEEERREEEEKNVPEMKPDPPVNFLREKVLSLPLPDPLKYYLLYYREK from the exons ATGGGAGGTGCTGTCAGTGCTGGAGAAGACAATGATGAGCTAATAGATAACTTGAAAGAAGCACAATATATCCGAACAGAGCTGGTAGAGCAAGCCTTCCGAGCTATTGACCGTGCAGACTACTATCTTGAAGAATTTAAAGATAATGCCTATAAAGACTTAGCCTGGAAACATGGCAATATTCATCTTTCTGCCCCATGCATATATTCAGAAGTGATGGAAGCTCTGGATCTACAACCTGGACTTTCATTCTTGAATCTGGGTAGTGGCACTGGTTATCTCAGTTCTATGGTTGGACTCATTTTAG GTCCTTTTGGTGTAAATCATGGGGTAGAACTTCATTCAGATGTGATAGAATATGCCAAGCAGAAACTGGACTTTTTCATCAGAACAAGTGATAGCTTTGACAa GTTTGAATTCTGTGAACCTTCCTTTGTTACGGGCAACTGTCTGGAGATTTCTCCAGATTGTACTCAATATGATCGGGTTTATTGTGGTGCTGGAGTTCAAAAAGAACATGAAGATTACATGAAGAGTTTACTTAAAGTTGGGGGAATTCTTGTCATGCCATTAGAAGAAAAG CTGACTAAAATAACTCGAACAGGTCCTTCTGCTTGGGAAACCAAAAAGATTTTGGCTGTTTCTTTTGCTCCTCTGATCCAGCCCAGTCATTCAGATTCAGGAAAGTCAAGACTTGTACAATTGC CTCCATTGGCTGTTCGTAGCCTCCAAGATTTAGCTCGAATTGCAATCCGAGGAACTATTAAAAAGATAATTCATCAAGAAACAATGAGCAAAAGTGGAAATGGACTGAAAAATCCTCCCAGGTTTAAGCGAAGGCGAGTTCGCCGTCGTCGAATGGAAACTATTGTCTTCTTGGACAAAGAAGTCTTTGCCAGTCGCATTTCCAACCCTTCTGATGATAACAACAATTGTGAGGatgtggaagaagaaaggagggaagaggaggaaaagaatgtgCCTGAAATGAAGCCAGATCCTCCTGTAAACTTTCTGAGAGAAAAGGTCTTAAGTCTGCCCCTGCCTGATCCTTTGAAATATTACCTGCTTTATTACAGAGAAAAATAA